Genomic window (Bacteroidota bacterium):
AGGTTTGTAACACCACCGAAGCCGCCCCGCATTATCTCCCAATCGATGGAAACAGCATTTTGGTTGGAGCGTTCCCCTCGCAACAGCGATGTCCTTGCTTCCATCCCCATTGAAGTCGCCGATCGCGACGGGAATAAGGGTTTAAACCCACAACCACGTCTGTAACACCGCTGAAGCCGCCTAGGCCATCGCCCAATCGGATGGAAACATCAGCTGAGTTAGAGTTCGCAGCCGCAATGTCTTGCTTCCCATCCCCATTGAAGTCACCGATCGCCACGGACCGAAGGCCTGTCCCGACAAACACGCTGGTAACAAAACTGAAGCCGCCCAATC
Coding sequences:
- a CDS encoding VCBS repeat-containing protein gives rise to the protein MLHVDPTTGVVTVTDAKQAGVYTVTVQAFGPGGTASTTFTLTVTDPNCSQGLFTSSPNVVVGSNPVSVAIGDFNGDGKQDFAAVTSPNSVSIRLGDGLGGFSFVTSVFVGTGLRSVAIGDFNGDGKQDIAAANSNSADVSIRLGDGLGGFSGVTDVVVGLNPYSRRDRRLQWGWKQGHRCCEGNAPTKMLFPSIGR